A region of Acidobacteriota bacterium DNA encodes the following proteins:
- a CDS encoding ZIP family metal transporter, whose translation MIPSDPTLAVLLFASLAAASAFLGALPLLGRRAQAPQALLGWSNALAAGLMLGSAFVLSETVGAAAPWASALGAALGTCYSAWARSVSGGPIPEPSLCEPAQGYQALLVATLHSASEGIAIGAAMAADLSLGIFTALAIAVHNVPEGLVLGAVLRGHGVTSLQAGALAVAANISQVLFAVSTFAVISAAPAILPWILGFAVGALVFLILTELLPEAYREAGASRIALVTSVAMSLVVLLRGLVP comes from the coding sequence GTGATCCCGTCGGATCCGACCCTCGCGGTCCTACTCTTCGCCAGCCTGGCGGCGGCGAGCGCCTTCCTCGGTGCCCTGCCGCTGCTCGGGCGGAGAGCGCAAGCGCCGCAGGCCTTGCTCGGCTGGTCGAATGCCCTCGCTGCCGGTCTCATGTTGGGATCGGCCTTCGTGCTCTCCGAAACGGTCGGTGCCGCCGCTCCCTGGGCTAGTGCCCTCGGGGCGGCCCTTGGGACCTGTTACAGCGCCTGGGCGCGGTCCGTCTCCGGCGGGCCGATTCCAGAACCATCCCTCTGTGAGCCGGCGCAGGGCTACCAGGCCCTGCTGGTGGCGACCTTGCACTCCGCGTCCGAGGGTATCGCCATCGGCGCCGCGATGGCGGCGGACCTCTCCCTCGGCATTTTCACCGCCCTGGCGATCGCGGTGCACAACGTGCCGGAAGGACTCGTTCTCGGGGCGGTGCTGCGGGGACACGGCGTCACGTCTCTGCAGGCCGGAGCGCTGGCGGTCGCCGCCAACATCAGTCAGGTGCTATTCGCGGTCTCGACCTTTGCGGTGATCTCGGCGGCGCCGGCCATCCTCCCCTGGATACTCGGCTTCGCGGTGGGTGCTCTGGTCTTCCTGATCCTGACGGAGCTCTTGCCGGAGGCCTATCGCGAAGCCGGCGCCAGCCGCATCGCCCTGGTGACCAGCGTGGCGATGAGCCTGGTGGTGCTGCTGCGGGGACTGGTGCCGTGA
- a CDS encoding ZIP family metal transporter, with protein MSPVLLVFLYGLLTALATGLGALPFVFVRRVSARAVAYANAVAAGLMLGASFGLVAEGTRTGRWQTIAGVHLGIAFILLIQRFLGEHDVRFGRLSGAGARRILLMLVVMTAHSFAEGVAVGSSFGGGMTLATVITVAIAVHNVPEGLAISAVLRPQGVSVLACAGWSIFSSLPQPVMAVPAFLFVDTFRSALPYGVGFAAGAMVYMVFVELLPEAFDQAPQPRVGLLATLTLVAMILFQRFL; from the coding sequence GTGAGCCCGGTGCTGCTGGTTTTCCTCTACGGTCTCCTGACTGCCTTGGCGACCGGGCTGGGAGCTTTGCCTTTTGTCTTCGTGCGTCGGGTCTCGGCGCGCGCCGTCGCTTACGCCAATGCCGTGGCCGCCGGTCTCATGCTAGGCGCGAGCTTCGGGCTGGTTGCCGAGGGTACCCGCACCGGGCGCTGGCAGACCATTGCCGGGGTCCACCTGGGCATCGCTTTCATCCTGCTGATCCAGAGATTTCTGGGGGAGCACGATGTCCGGTTCGGTCGGCTGAGCGGTGCCGGGGCGCGCAGGATCCTCTTGATGCTGGTGGTGATGACGGCCCACTCCTTCGCCGAAGGGGTGGCGGTGGGGTCGTCCTTTGGCGGCGGCATGACCTTGGCGACGGTGATCACCGTCGCCATCGCGGTGCACAACGTCCCCGAGGGATTGGCGATCAGTGCCGTGTTGCGACCCCAAGGGGTGAGCGTACTCGCCTGTGCCGGCTGGAGCATCTTTTCGTCATTGCCGCAACCGGTGATGGCGGTCCCCGCCTTTCTCTTCGTCGACACCTTCCGCTCGGCCTTGCCTTACGGTGTCGGATTCGCCGCCGGGGCGATGGTTTACATGGTCTTCGTCGAGCTCCTGCCGGAAGCCTTCGACCAGGCGCCGCAGCCGCGGGTCGGTCTTCTCGCCACTCTGACGCTGGTGGCCATGATCCTCTTCCAGCGCTTCCTATGA
- a CDS encoding sigma-70 family RNA polymerase sigma factor, whose product MAATRRGDLEAFGSIVDRYKDPLVNYLTRLAGCRQRAEDLAQDSFLRLFESARRYEERGCLKALLYRIAVNRLRSEERRFRRWRGIEPMYGASANGHTPEAGDLLRDELQHQVQGAIADLPLKFRIPLVLHELEDWPYDAIADQLGCRVGTVKSRIFRARERLRRRLEPYWNGEAR is encoded by the coding sequence ATGGCCGCGACACGCCGGGGTGACCTCGAGGCCTTTGGCAGCATCGTCGATCGCTACAAGGACCCGCTGGTCAACTATCTCACCCGCCTGGCAGGCTGTCGCCAGCGGGCCGAGGACCTGGCGCAAGACAGCTTCCTCCGACTCTTCGAGAGCGCACGGCGCTACGAGGAGCGGGGCTGTCTCAAGGCCTTGCTGTATCGCATTGCGGTGAATCGTCTGCGCTCCGAGGAACGCCGCTTCCGCCGCTGGCGGGGAATCGAGCCAATGTACGGGGCGAGCGCCAACGGGCACACGCCGGAGGCCGGCGATCTGCTGCGGGACGAGCTCCAACACCAGGTGCAGGGGGCGATCGCCGACCTGCCCCTGAAGTTTCGGATTCCCCTCGTTTTGCACGAGCTCGAGGATTGGCCCTATGACGCCATCGCGGACCAGCTCGGTTGTCGAGTCGGGACCGTGAAGTCGCGGATCTTTCGAGCTCGCGAACGGCTCCGGCGGCGGCTGGAGCCCTATTGGAACGGAGAAGCTCGATGA
- a CDS encoding PDZ domain-containing protein has protein sequence MKRIALSTLILAGLAMGGAVWAQDDEHRVVVISQNVEITEDDEGVIDCRAISVSDGAEQELRCELREGSDGLTRAVFFNAQGEEVEIEGESKLNWLTQSLRNRPLILGDHSSHDQRFDLQIFGLDEPGKPRGFLGLRLTDLTPELRRFFGVAETAGVLVAQVTPGGPADRAGVRVGDVLTALDGKDVVASRDLRRLVRAYQEGDPVVLEIYRDRRLQKVTAEITLRAVPEADIRQFLWRSQQDAGDASGNAFTYRLDSGGAAAAIVDLQKTLERGEGLFPQPSCGPLEKRLEELEKKILELSQRLEGR, from the coding sequence ATGAAACGCATCGCGCTATCCACGTTGATACTCGCCGGCCTCGCTATGGGCGGAGCGGTTTGGGCGCAGGATGATGAGCACCGGGTGGTGGTGATCAGCCAGAACGTCGAGATCACCGAAGACGACGAGGGCGTGATCGACTGCCGGGCGATCTCCGTCAGCGACGGCGCCGAGCAGGAGCTGCGCTGCGAGCTGCGCGAGGGCAGCGATGGCCTGACCCGCGCGGTGTTCTTCAATGCTCAGGGCGAAGAGGTCGAGATCGAGGGTGAGTCCAAGCTCAACTGGCTGACCCAGAGCCTGCGCAATCGGCCGCTGATTCTCGGCGATCACTCGAGCCACGATCAGCGCTTCGACCTGCAGATTTTCGGGCTCGACGAGCCCGGCAAGCCGCGGGGCTTCCTCGGCCTGCGTCTCACCGACCTGACGCCGGAGCTGCGACGCTTCTTCGGAGTCGCCGAGACCGCCGGGGTTCTGGTCGCCCAGGTGACGCCCGGCGGGCCCGCCGATCGCGCCGGCGTGCGCGTGGGAGACGTGCTGACGGCCCTCGACGGCAAGGATGTGGTGGCGAGCCGCGACCTGCGTCGCCTGGTGCGGGCCTATCAGGAAGGGGATCCGGTGGTGCTCGAGATCTACCGCGACCGGCGCCTCCAGAAGGTCACCGCCGAGATCACTCTGCGGGCCGTGCCCGAAGCCGACATTCGGCAGTTCCTCTGGCGATCACAGCAGGATGCCGGGGACGCCAGCGGCAACGCCTTCACCTACCGCCTCGACTCGGGCGGTGCCGCTGCGGCCATCGTCGATCTCCAGAAGACCCTCGAACGTGGCGAGGGCCTCTTCCCGCAGCCGTCTTGCGGACCCCTGGAGAAGCGTCTCGAGGAGCTCGAAAAGAAAATCCTCGAGCTCTCGCAGCGGCTCGAAGGCCGCTGA
- a CDS encoding DNA cytosine methyltransferase, protein MKIRTFLLILVFLLALLFTALNWEQFAAPASLNILIGRVDAPLGLLLLGAMGILTLVYLLLLSKSEAAALIESRRTLKDLEKARKVAEQAEESRIRELRDQLDIELEQLHGKIDRLLGVKEEEPASPAEGEVVAPVEDEIGKEAD, encoded by the coding sequence ATGAAGATTCGCACTTTCCTGCTCATTCTGGTCTTCCTGCTGGCGTTGCTGTTCACCGCTCTCAACTGGGAGCAGTTCGCCGCGCCGGCGAGCCTCAACATCCTGATCGGTCGGGTCGACGCGCCGCTGGGGTTGCTTCTCCTCGGTGCGATGGGCATCCTGACCTTGGTCTATTTGCTCCTGCTGTCGAAGAGCGAGGCGGCGGCGCTGATCGAAAGCCGGCGCACCCTCAAGGACCTCGAGAAGGCCCGCAAGGTCGCCGAGCAGGCCGAGGAATCACGCATTCGCGAGCTCCGCGATCAGCTCGATATCGAGCTCGAACAGCTCCACGGGAAGATCGATCGCCTGCTGGGCGTAAAGGAAGAAGAGCCGGCTTCGCCTGCCGAGGGTGAGGTGGTGGCTCCGGTCGAGGACGAAATCGGCAAGGAGGCGGATTGA
- a CDS encoding sulfatase encodes MQGPPASLRQRLILSGLLSVALLALACRPPAPPPARPLLDDLHQPDLLIEAARLDHRPSLDGHRFLAGWWPWRDGEGRVRLNPLEGGSRLEIVQLAARPRRLVLDLAGGTGGEVAVRFGDRLLAQAPVEATIELPLPADLPLGRVPLDLTFSGSRDVALAGAAVRPVAHPGEIERVGDEIHQQGTSLLEAVRPVAGRHRLTGRFVPPPAPAPDQRFVLRVEDATGRPLVERSWPDNGLRGAFDLTFDAPPAPGWRRIRLLAQGAGPAATWHDLRWEGGTQPTTPRAAAGAETTAPTTERPKLVVLYVLDALRADALGAYGSPRGASPTLDRLAQEGWLFANHRSTAPNTLPSTKALLTGHAPRFRGGWKIPADGLPTLAEQFADAGYRTGLFSGNVYVSPTYGTDRGFEHAALVDGGTTGPVNDNAARIHAAAEAWLDTLPATASVFLYLHTIHPHNPYTPPEPLRSRFAPRGPSAIDGATETLLDVQRGRRTLADGDRERLRGLYAGALAYNDQQIGHLLDALAERFAPQDTVLAVTSDHGEELFDHGGLLHGYTLYREMIEIPLILWAPGRLAPRRIAAATDTTDLHATLRGLVVSGEPAGRNLLASQWSPQPVRFAAAASVPGGIFSARSDRLELIFAPRQGLGWGQGDGLGRSKQPVYLFDLEGDPEQRLNLAGDGRPEAAWLRERLRAWIESGRPAEDGATPPAEDEETRRQLEALGYL; translated from the coding sequence ATGCAGGGACCCCCCGCCAGTCTCCGGCAACGGCTAATCCTCTCTGGCCTCCTCTCGGTGGCCCTTCTCGCCCTCGCCTGCCGCCCCCCGGCGCCACCGCCGGCAAGGCCTCTGCTCGACGATCTGCATCAGCCGGACCTGCTGATCGAAGCGGCGCGGTTGGATCACCGGCCGAGCCTCGACGGCCATCGCTTTCTCGCCGGTTGGTGGCCCTGGCGCGACGGCGAAGGCCGAGTCCGGCTCAATCCTCTCGAGGGCGGCTCCCGCCTCGAGATCGTGCAGTTGGCGGCGCGACCGCGGCGGCTGGTGCTCGATCTCGCCGGCGGCACCGGCGGCGAGGTCGCCGTGCGCTTCGGCGACCGCCTGCTGGCGCAGGCGCCGGTAGAGGCGACGATCGAGCTTCCCCTGCCGGCGGATCTACCCCTCGGCCGGGTACCCCTCGACCTGACGTTCTCCGGCAGCCGCGACGTCGCCTTGGCCGGTGCGGCGGTGCGGCCGGTGGCCCACCCCGGGGAAATCGAGCGAGTCGGCGACGAGATCCACCAGCAGGGCACCTCCCTGCTCGAAGCGGTGCGTCCCGTCGCCGGCCGCCACCGATTGACGGGTCGCTTCGTGCCGCCCCCAGCACCGGCGCCCGATCAGCGCTTCGTCCTGCGGGTCGAGGACGCGACAGGCCGGCCACTGGTCGAGCGATCCTGGCCCGACAACGGACTGCGCGGTGCCTTCGACCTGACCTTCGATGCGCCCCCAGCCCCTGGCTGGCGGCGCATCCGGCTACTCGCCCAGGGCGCGGGACCGGCCGCCACCTGGCACGACCTGCGCTGGGAAGGCGGAACGCAACCGACGACCCCGCGGGCGGCGGCCGGCGCCGAGACGACCGCGCCGACGACCGAACGGCCGAAGCTGGTGGTCCTTTACGTGCTCGACGCCCTGCGAGCCGACGCCCTCGGCGCCTACGGCAGTCCTCGCGGCGCCTCCCCGACCCTCGATCGCCTGGCGCAAGAGGGCTGGCTGTTCGCCAATCACCGCTCCACCGCTCCCAACACCCTACCCTCCACCAAGGCACTCTTGACCGGCCACGCGCCGCGTTTCCGAGGCGGCTGGAAGATTCCGGCCGATGGCCTTCCGACCCTCGCCGAGCAGTTCGCCGACGCCGGCTACCGCACCGGCCTGTTTTCGGGCAATGTCTACGTGTCGCCCACCTACGGCACCGACCGCGGCTTCGAGCACGCCGCCTTGGTGGACGGTGGGACCACCGGTCCGGTCAACGACAACGCAGCGCGCATCCACGCCGCCGCCGAGGCCTGGCTCGACACCCTGCCGGCCACCGCGTCGGTGTTCCTCTACCTGCACACCATCCACCCCCACAACCCCTACACCCCGCCGGAGCCGCTGCGCTCCCGCTTTGCGCCGCGCGGCCCTTCGGCCATCGACGGCGCCACCGAGACGCTGCTCGACGTCCAGCGCGGCCGACGCACCCTCGCCGACGGCGATCGCGAGCGCCTGCGGGGACTCTACGCCGGCGCCCTGGCTTACAACGATCAGCAGATCGGGCATCTCCTCGACGCCCTCGCCGAACGCTTCGCGCCGCAGGACACCGTCCTCGCCGTCACCTCGGACCATGGCGAGGAGCTCTTCGACCATGGCGGCCTGCTCCACGGCTACACCCTCTATCGCGAGATGATCGAGATTCCGTTGATCCTGTGGGCTCCGGGCCGGCTGGCGCCGCGGCGCATCGCGGCCGCCACCGACACCACCGACCTCCATGCCACGCTGCGCGGCCTGGTGGTCTCCGGCGAGCCTGCGGGGCGAAATCTGCTCGCCTCCCAATGGTCGCCGCAGCCAGTGCGCTTCGCCGCCGCCGCCAGCGTTCCCGGCGGCATCTTCTCCGCCCGCAGCGACCGCCTCGAGCTGATCTTCGCACCGCGTCAAGGACTCGGCTGGGGCCAGGGGGACGGCCTCGGGCGCAGCAAGCAGCCGGTCTATCTCTTCGACCTCGAAGGCGACCCCGAGCAGCGCCTCAATCTGGCCGGCGACGGGCGGCCGGAAGCCGCCTGGCTGCGCGAGCGACTGCGCGCCTGGATCGAGTCCGGTCGCCCCGCGGAGGACGGCGCCACACCACCGGCCGAGGACGAAGAGACCCGGCGCCAGCTCGAAGCGCTGGGATACCTGTAA
- a CDS encoding methyltransferase domain-containing protein — protein MPLLRRVPQKLHIGAGKLRLEGWVNIDIQALPGVDVVADVTEGLDFRNVEAVYAEHFLEHLDIQAALAFLLECHRVLRPDGWLRLSTPNLDWVWSTHYPPYFEGRQKEEAAIRANRAFYGWRHRFLWNRELLGRALRACGFEDLRWCRYRESDLEVFQGLERHETYTDTDEMPHVLIVEARRGRSQEADLAALRAEIHDEFLIHLDD, from the coding sequence ATGCCCCTCCTGCGTCGCGTTCCTCAGAAGCTCCATATCGGAGCCGGCAAGCTCCGCCTCGAAGGCTGGGTCAATATCGATATCCAGGCCCTGCCCGGCGTCGATGTGGTGGCCGATGTCACCGAGGGACTCGACTTCCGCAACGTCGAGGCGGTCTACGCCGAGCACTTTCTCGAGCATCTCGACATTCAGGCGGCGTTGGCCTTCCTGCTCGAGTGTCACCGGGTCCTACGCCCGGACGGCTGGCTGCGCCTTTCGACTCCCAATCTCGATTGGGTATGGAGCACCCATTATCCGCCCTACTTCGAGGGCCGGCAGAAGGAAGAGGCGGCGATTCGCGCCAACCGCGCCTTCTATGGCTGGCGCCATCGCTTTCTGTGGAACCGCGAGCTCCTCGGACGGGCGCTGCGCGCCTGTGGCTTCGAGGATCTCCGTTGGTGCCGCTACCGGGAGAGCGATCTCGAGGTGTTCCAGGGCCTCGAGCGCCACGAGACCTACACGGACACCGACGAGATGCCCCATGTGCTGATCGTCGAGGCCCGCCGCGGGCGTTCCCAGGAGGCGGATCTCGCCGCCCTCCGTGCCGAGATCCACGACGAGTTCCTGATCCACCTCGACGATTAG
- a CDS encoding S46 family peptidase, which yields MQQIHRWTLALALAGLVVGSAAADEGMWTFNGFPSAKFEAEYGFAPSQEWLDHVRLSSVRFNSGGSASFVSADGLVITNHHVGLDCIQKLSSAENDFVGEGFVARRLADEEVCPDLELNVLDSIERVTDRVRAAVGDTKDAAAAGEARRGELSRIEKECQDETGLRCDVITLYRGGEYDLYRYRRYTDVRLAFAPEAQFGFFGGDPDNFNYPRYCMDFALFRVWDGDEPARTENFLEFNPAGPQEGEVIFVSGNPGSTGRLNAVAQLEYLRDEAYPHTLLRLSYLRDALRSFAARGEEQERIVEDDLLGVENGIKAISGYMSGLVDDQLMARKTADEELLREKVASDPELAARIGDPWADLERSITIGRTFARRSEALAGLSGTKLSGIARRLVRLTAEVERPNAERLREFRETAMPSVLQRLYSKAPIYPEYEQFRMEMALRQFRAQFGLTNPLVLEVFQGKTAEKLAAELISGTKLADVEVRKSLVDGGVAAVKASDDPLIRLMRTIDETGRELRRRNDDEVSAVRRAANEKIADTFFEVHGTDTYPDATFTLRLSYGQALGYREGEQDIPWVTQLGGLFERSEKFGGEAPFDIPPTLAAARDRIDPETPYNFVSTHDIIGGNSGSPVINRAGEFVGIIFDGNLFALPNRFVYNDEQGRSVSVHAAAVLETLLEIYPGAEHLGKELMEGGR from the coding sequence ATGCAACAGATCCATCGCTGGACCCTCGCCTTGGCGCTTGCCGGCCTGGTCGTCGGTAGCGCCGCCGCCGACGAGGGCATGTGGACCTTCAACGGCTTCCCCTCGGCCAAGTTCGAAGCCGAATACGGATTCGCCCCGAGCCAGGAGTGGCTCGACCACGTGCGCCTGTCGTCGGTGCGATTCAACTCGGGCGGCTCCGCCTCCTTCGTGTCCGCCGACGGCCTGGTGATCACCAATCACCACGTCGGCCTGGACTGCATCCAGAAACTGTCATCGGCCGAGAACGACTTTGTCGGAGAGGGCTTCGTCGCCCGCCGCTTGGCCGATGAAGAGGTCTGCCCGGACCTCGAGCTCAACGTCCTCGACAGCATCGAGCGGGTCACCGATCGCGTGCGTGCCGCCGTCGGCGACACCAAGGACGCGGCGGCCGCCGGCGAGGCCCGGCGCGGCGAGCTGTCGCGCATCGAGAAAGAGTGCCAGGACGAAACCGGCCTGCGCTGCGACGTCATCACCCTCTACCGCGGTGGGGAGTACGACCTCTACCGCTATCGCCGCTACACGGACGTGCGCCTGGCGTTCGCACCGGAGGCCCAGTTCGGATTCTTCGGCGGCGACCCGGACAATTTCAACTATCCGCGCTACTGCATGGACTTCGCTCTCTTCCGGGTATGGGACGGCGACGAGCCGGCGCGCACCGAGAACTTCCTCGAGTTCAATCCCGCCGGTCCGCAGGAGGGCGAGGTGATCTTCGTTTCCGGCAACCCGGGCTCGACCGGCCGCCTCAACGCCGTCGCCCAGCTCGAGTACCTGCGCGACGAGGCCTACCCCCATACCCTGCTGCGCCTTTCCTACCTGCGCGACGCCCTGCGCAGCTTCGCCGCCCGTGGCGAAGAGCAGGAGCGCATCGTCGAGGACGATCTGCTGGGTGTCGAGAACGGCATCAAGGCGATCTCCGGCTACATGTCGGGATTGGTGGACGACCAGCTGATGGCGCGCAAGACGGCGGACGAGGAGCTGCTGCGGGAGAAGGTGGCGAGCGATCCCGAGCTGGCGGCACGCATCGGCGACCCCTGGGCGGACCTCGAACGGTCGATTACCATCGGACGCACCTTCGCGCGCCGTTCGGAGGCCCTCGCCGGCCTCAGCGGCACCAAGCTGTCGGGCATCGCCCGGCGCCTCGTGCGGCTGACCGCCGAGGTCGAAAGGCCGAACGCCGAGCGCCTGCGGGAGTTCCGCGAAACCGCCATGCCCTCGGTGCTCCAGCGCCTCTACTCGAAAGCTCCGATCTATCCCGAGTACGAGCAGTTCCGGATGGAAATGGCGCTGCGCCAGTTCCGGGCTCAGTTCGGCCTCACCAACCCGCTGGTGCTGGAGGTCTTCCAGGGCAAGACCGCGGAAAAGCTCGCCGCGGAGCTGATCTCAGGCACCAAGCTGGCCGACGTCGAGGTGCGCAAGAGCCTCGTGGACGGCGGCGTCGCGGCCGTGAAGGCCTCGGACGACCCGCTGATTCGCCTGATGCGGACCATCGACGAAACCGGCCGTGAGCTGCGCCGTCGCAACGACGACGAGGTCAGCGCCGTCCGCCGAGCAGCCAACGAGAAGATCGCCGACACCTTCTTCGAAGTCCACGGCACGGACACCTACCCGGACGCCACCTTCACCCTGCGGCTGTCCTACGGCCAGGCCCTCGGTTATCGCGAAGGGGAGCAGGACATCCCTTGGGTGACTCAGCTCGGCGGTCTCTTCGAGCGCTCCGAGAAGTTCGGCGGCGAGGCGCCCTTCGACATCCCGCCGACGTTGGCCGCCGCGCGCGACCGAATCGACCCCGAGACGCCCTACAACTTCGTCTCGACCCACGACATCATCGGCGGCAACTCCGGCAGCCCGGTGATCAACCGCGCCGGCGAGTTCGTCGGCATCATCTTCGACGGCAATCTCTTCGCGCTCCCCAACCGCTTCGTCTACAACGACGAGCAGGGGCGCTCCGTGTCGGTGCATGCCGCGGCCGTTCTCGAGACCTTGCTCGAGATCTACCCCGGCGCCGAGCACCTCGGCAAAGAGCTGATGGAAGGAGGTCGCTAG
- a CDS encoding MFS transporter: MTQPPMLKRLWVIMVTGFVDMMGFLIVLPLLPFYAQRFGATPADVGYLVGAFSFMQLVSAPFWGRLSDRWGRRPIILTSLVTSAVAFVFFALAQSLWMLFLSRLIQGAAGGTVGVIQAYVSDAAGPGQRAKALGWVTAATSAGVMLGPAVASFAVQFGESAPGFVAAILCLLNFAFAWRWLSEPKGAETGDASPPTAIWRTMAEVLRRPTGSVSALIWLYAVSMMAFMALNGVLALYLERVFGVTEANIGWFFVYVGGLSLVMRAFVLGPVIDRLGELRTLRLGWIALAFGLAILPLPRSIFTLAVAVLFVPVGTAFLFPATTALVSERASKRQVGQTLGVQQTFGGVARWLGPSWAGLLFQHAGIATPFWVASALVAVAGTIAWGVIKPISAEAAAPEAAPAPDPVAPA; this comes from the coding sequence ATGACCCAGCCTCCGATGCTCAAGCGCCTGTGGGTGATCATGGTCACCGGCTTCGTCGACATGATGGGTTTCCTCATCGTGCTGCCGCTGCTGCCCTTCTACGCCCAGCGCTTCGGGGCAACCCCTGCGGATGTCGGCTACCTGGTTGGAGCCTTCTCCTTCATGCAGCTGGTCAGCGCTCCCTTCTGGGGTCGCCTGTCGGATCGCTGGGGGCGCCGCCCGATCATCCTCACCAGCCTGGTGACGTCGGCCGTCGCCTTCGTGTTCTTCGCCCTCGCCCAGTCCCTCTGGATGCTCTTCCTGTCGCGCCTCATCCAGGGTGCCGCCGGCGGCACCGTCGGCGTGATCCAGGCTTACGTCTCCGACGCCGCCGGCCCCGGCCAGCGCGCCAAGGCCCTCGGCTGGGTGACCGCCGCCACCAGCGCCGGCGTCATGCTCGGTCCGGCGGTGGCGTCCTTCGCGGTGCAGTTCGGGGAAAGCGCACCGGGCTTCGTCGCCGCCATCCTCTGCCTGCTCAATTTCGCCTTCGCCTGGCGCTGGCTGAGCGAGCCCAAGGGCGCCGAGACCGGCGATGCCTCACCGCCGACGGCGATCTGGCGCACCATGGCCGAAGTGCTGCGACGCCCCACCGGCTCGGTGTCGGCGCTGATCTGGCTCTACGCCGTCAGCATGATGGCCTTCATGGCCCTGAACGGTGTTCTCGCCCTCTACCTCGAGCGCGTTTTCGGCGTCACCGAGGCCAACATCGGTTGGTTCTTCGTCTACGTCGGCGGCCTGTCGCTGGTGATGCGAGCATTCGTTCTCGGCCCGGTGATCGACCGCCTCGGCGAGCTGCGCACCCTGCGCCTCGGCTGGATCGCCCTCGCCTTCGGCCTCGCCATCCTGCCACTGCCACGCTCGATCTTCACCCTGGCGGTGGCGGTGCTCTTCGTACCCGTCGGCACCGCTTTCCTGTTCCCCGCCACCACCGCTCTGGTCTCAGAGCGGGCGAGCAAACGCCAGGTCGGCCAGACCCTCGGCGTGCAGCAGACCTTCGGCGGCGTCGCCCGCTGGCTCGGCCCCTCCTGGGCCGGCCTGCTGTTCCAGCATGCCGGCATCGCCACGCCGTTCTGGGTCGCCTCGGCGCTGGTGGCGGTCGCGGGAACCATCGCCTGGGGTGTGATCAAACCGATCAGCGCCGAGGCCGCAGCTCCGGAAGCGGCGCCGGCCCCGGACCCCGTCGCCCCCGCCTGA